In the Streptomyces spororaveus genome, CTCGTCTTCGGTCTGCACGGCAGCATTGAACGCGTGACACAGAAGGTGTTCCTGCTGTCGCCTGCTAACGTCGATGTCACGGCGGAGGACAAGGCCCGCATCGCGGAGGGCGGGTTCTTCAACCAAAGCTAGACCGATCCGTCAGACACGGGGCCGGGAACACAGCGGGAGCAGGGGAGAGGGAAGCGCGGGATGGGTGTCGTACTGGACGTGATCTACTTCGCCTTGGCGTGCTTCCTCGTCGTGCTGATCTTCCGCCTGGTCATGGACTACGTGTTCCAGTTCGCACGTTCCTGGACGCCCGGCAAGGCGATGGTGGTCGTACTGGAGGCCACCTACAGCGTCACCGATCCACCACTCAAGCTTCTTCGGCGGGTCATTCCGCCGTTGCGTCTCGGGGGCGTGGCACTCGACCTGTCCTTCTTCGTTCTGATGATCATCGTTTACATCCTCATCAGTTTCGTGCGCACCGCTGCGAGCGGCTTGTGAACGATGTGCTTCCCCGCGGGCGCGGGGACAGTCCCGATACGGTCTTGCCGACTGCCGACGACTACGTAGAGGTGAAGAAGACATGCCGCTGACTCCCGAGGACGTGCGGAACAAGCAGTTCACGACCGTCCGCCTCCGAGAAGGCTATGACGAGGACGAGGTCGATGCCTTCCTCGACGAGGTCGAGTCCGAACTGACGCGCCTGCTGCGCGAGAACGAGGACCTGCGCGCCAAGCTGGCCGCCGCCACGCGTGCCGCCGCGCAGAACCAGCAGCAGCAGGGCATGCGCAAGCCGGAACCCCAGGACCAGCGAGGCCCCGGCGCCCCCGTGCCCGCGGCCATATCCGGCCCGCCGCAGCAGCAGCAGCAGATGGGCCCCCCGCAGCTTCCGGGCGGCGCCCCGCAGCTTCCGCCGGGCCCCGGCGGCCAGGGCCAGCAGGGCCCCGGCCCGATGGGCGGCCCCATGGGCGGTCCCATGCAGCAGCACCCCATGGGTGGACCGCAGGGCATGCAGCAGCAGCCCATGGGCGGCCCCCAGGGCATGCAGCAGCAGTCGATGGGCGGCCAGAACCCGCTCGGCCAGCAGATGCAGCCCATGGGCCAGCAGATGCAGCCGATGGGGCAGCAGATGCAGCCCATGGGTCAGCCGATGCACCAGCAGCAGCCGCAGCTTCCGCAGCAGGGCCCCGGTGGCGACAGCGCCGCCCGCGTCCTGTCGCTGGCGCAGCAGACCGCCGACCAGGCGATCGCGGAGGCCCGCTCCGAGGCCAACAAGATCGTCGGCGAGGCCCGGTCGCGCGCCGAGGGCCTGGAGCGGGACGCCCGCGCCAAGGCCGACGCGCTGGAGCGGGACGCCCAGGAGAAGCACCGCGTCGCGATGGGCTCCCTGGAGTCCGCCCGCGCCACGCTGGAGCGCAAGGTCGAGGACCTGCGGGGCTTCGAGCGTGAGTACCGTACGCGTCTGAAGTCCTACCTGGAGTCGCAGCTGCGCCAGCTGGAGACCCAGGCCGACGACTCCCTGGCCCCGCCGCGGAACCCGGCCGGTCCCGCGCTGCCGCCGTCGCCGTCGCCCTCGATGGCTCCGGCCGGTGCGATGGGCCACTCCATGGGCGGTCCCTCGATGGGTGGCCCGTCCCCCATGGGCGGTCCCTCCCCGATGGGTGCCCCGTCCTACGGCGGCAACCAGCAGCAGATGTCCCCGGCCATGACCCAGCCGATGGCTCCGGTCCGGCCGGCTGCGCCGCAGCCGATGCAGGCGCCGTCGCCGATGCGGGGCTTCCTGATCGACGAGGACGACAACTAGGCGCCGCCGCCGATTCTGCGGTCGGCAGCCGCGCACTACGGGCCGGGCCCGAGGTTCTACGGAACCTCGGGCCCGGCCCGTTTCCGTACCCGGCCGCGCCGCCGTTGCGGGGGCTCCGCCCCCGAGCCCCCGCGCCTCAAACGCCGGCGGGGCTGGAAGAGCGGGGCGGAGCCCCGGGACACGGCGGGGCAGACGAAAGCGGCCCGTCCCCCCACCCGGGAGGGGACGGGCCGCTCGGGCCGCGGGTTACGCCTTGCGGAGGCGGAACGTCAGGCCGAGGGCCTCGTCGGTGAACGGGTCACCGTAGGCGTCGTCGGCGTCGCCGGACGCGAAGTCCGTCGCCAGGACCTCGTCCGCGATCAGACCCGCGTGGTCCGTCAGGGCCGTGACGACCTCCGGGTCCGCGGAGGACCAGCGGAGCGCGATGCGGTCGGCCACATCGAGGCCCGAGTTCTTCCGGGCCTCCTGGATCAGCCGGATCGCGTCACGCGCCAGACCCGCCAGCCGCAGCTCCGGGGTGATCTCCAGGTCCAGGGCGACCGTCGCGCCCGAGTCGGACGCCACCGACCAGCCCTCGCGCGGGGTCTCCGTGATGATGACCTCCTCCGGCGAGAGGGAGATCTCCTCACCGTTCAGCGAGATCACCGCGGAGCCGGTCCGCAGGGCCAGCGACAGCGCCGCCGCGTCGGCCGCGGCCACCGCCTTCGCCACGTCCTGGACGCCCTTGCCGAAGCGCTTGCCCAGCGCCCGGAAGTTCGCCTTCGCCGTGGTGTCCACCAGGGACCCGCCGACCTCGGACAGGGAGGCCAGGGAGGAGACGTTCAGCTCCTCCGTGATCTGGGACTGCAGCTCGGCGGAGAGCGCGTCGAAGCCCACCGCGCCGACCAGTGCCCGGGAGAGCGGCTGGCGGGTCTTCACGCCCGATTCCGCGCGGGTGGCACGGCCGAGCTCCACCAGGCGGCGGACCAGCTGCATCTGCTGCGACAGCGTCGGGTCGATCGCCGCCGTGTCCGCGACCGGCCACGTGGACAGGTGCACGGACTCCGGGGACTCCGGGGTGACCGGGACGATCATGTCCTGCCAGACCCGCTCCGAGATGAACGGGGTGAGCGGGGCCATCAGGCGGGTGACCGTCTCCACGACCTCGTGCAGCGTCCGCAGCGCGGCCGCGTCGCCCTGCCAGAAGCGGCGGCGCGAGCGGCGCACGTACCAGTTCGACAGGTCGTCCACGAAGGAGGACAGCAGCTTGCCCGCGCGCTGGGTGTCGTACGCCTCCATCGCCTCGGTGACCTCGGCGACGAGGGCGTGCAGCTCCGAGAGCAGCCAGCGGTCCAGGACCGTGCGGTCCGAGGGGGCCGGGTCGGAGGCGGAGGGCGCCCAGTTCGACGTGCGGGCGTACAGGGCCTGGAAGGCGACCGTGTTCCAGTACGTGAGGAGCGTCTTGCGGACGACCTCCTGGATCGTGCCGTGGCCCACGCGCCGCGCCGCCCACGGGGAGCCGCCGGCCGCCATGAACCAGCGCACCGCGTCCGCGCCGTGCTGGTCCATGAGCGCGATCGGCTCCAGGGTGTTGCCCAGGTGCTTGGACATCTTGCGGCCGTCCTCGGCGAGGATGTGGCCCAGGCAGACCACGTTCTCGTACGAGGACTTGTCGAAGACGAGGGTGCCGACCGCCATCAGCGTGTAGAACCAGCCGCGGGTCTGGTCGATGGCCTCCGAGATGAACTGCGCCGGGTAGCGCTTCTCGAAGATCTCCTTGTTCTTGTGCGGGTAGCCCCACTGCGCGAACGGCATCGAGCCCGAGTCGTACCAGGCGTCGATGACCTCCGGCACGCGGACCGCTTCGAGCGAGCAGCCCTCGTGCGTGCAGGCGAAGGTGACCTCGTCGATGTACGGGCGGTGCGGGTCCAGGCCGGAGAGGTCCGTGCCCGTCAGCTCGCCCAGCTCCGCGCGCGAGCCCACGCAGGTGAGGTGGTTCTCCTCACAGCGCCAGATCGGCAGCGGGGTGCCCCAGTAGCGGTTGCGGGAGAGCGCCCAGTCGATGTTGTTGTTCAGCCAGTCGCCGAAGCGGCCCTGCTTGACCGAGTCCGGGAACCAGTTCGTCTTCTCGTTCTCCCGCAGCATCGCGTCCTTGACGGCGGTGGTGCGGATGTACCAGGACGGCTGCGCGTAGTAGAGCAGGGCCGTGTGGCAGCGCCAGCAGTGCGGGTAGCTGTGCTCGTAGGCGATGTGCTTGAAGAGCCGGCCGCGCGCGTCGAGGTCGGCGGTCAGCTTCTCGTCGGCCTTCTTGAAGAAGACGCCGCCGACCAGCGGGACCTCCTCCTCGAAGGTGCCGTCGGGGCGGACCGGGTTCACGACGGGCAGGCCGTACGCGCGGCAGACCGCGAGGTCGTCGGCGCCGAAGGCGGGGGACTGGTGGACCAGACCGGTGCCGTCCTCGGTCGTGACGTACTCGGCGTTCACGACGTAGTGGGCCGGAGCCGGGAACTCGACGAGGTCGAAGGGGCGCTCGTACGTCCAGCGCTCCATCTCCTTGCCCGTGAAGGTCTGGCCGGTGGCCTCCCAGCCCTCACCGAGGGACTTCTCCAGCAGCGGCTGGGCGACGACCAGCTTCTCCTCGCCATTGGTCGCGACGACGTACGTGACATCGGGGTGCGCGGCGACCGCGGTGTTCGAGACCAGGGTCCACGGGGTCGTCGTCCACACCAGCAGGGCCGCCTCGCCCGCGAGCGGGCCGGAGGTCAGCGGGAAGCGGACGTAGACCGACGGGTCGACGACCGTCTCGTAGCCCTGGGCCAGCTCGTGGTCGGAGAGGCCGGTGCCGCAGCGGGGGCACCAGGGGGCGACGCGGTGGTCCTGGGTGAGCAGACCCTTGTTGAAGATCTCCTTCAGCGACCACCACACGGACTCGACGTACTCCGGGTCCATGGTCCGGTAGGCGTCGTCCAGGTCGACCCAGTAGCCCATCCGGGTCGTGAGCTCGGTGAACGCGTCGGTGTGGCGGGTCACGGACTCGCGGCACTTGGCGTTGAACTCGGCGATGCCGTACGCCTCGATGTCCTGCTTGCCGTTGAAGCCGAGCTCCTTCTCGACGGCGAGCTCGACGGGCAGGCCGTGGCAGTCCCAGCCGGCCTTGCGGGCCACGTGGTAGCCGCGCATGGTGCGGAAGCGGGGGAAGACGTCCTTGAAGACGCGGGCCTCGATGTGGTGCGCGCCGGGCATGCCGTTCGCGGTGGGCGGGCCCTCGTAGAAGACCCATTCGGGGCGGCCCTCGGACTGCTCCAGGGTCTTGGCGAAGGTCTTGCTCTCGCGCCAGAAGTCGAGGACGGCGTGCTCAAGGGCAGGCAGGTCGACCTGGGCGGGTACCGGGCGGTACTGCGGCGGTGTGGTCATGAGGCTGAACTCTTCCTCCGGCGGGGTGTCAATTCCGTCCGGAGGGACGAGAGCGCTGCTGCTCCCGCGGTACCACCCTCCTTGGCCGCCGGACGGATCCGGTGGCCCCCTCATTGGGGCGCGAAGCCGGTTCTACTCGCCGTACGGGTGTCCCGTGCGGGCTTTCTTCCGGCGGCTCAGGGGTGATCCTTCACATCGCGCTCGCCCCCGGGCTCTCACCGTCCCCGGGTCGCTCCTGGCTGCGTACGACGCTACTCGTCCCCGTCCATGCCTTTCGCTGGGCCCAGTGTACGGGCCCGGGGGGCGCACGGCAGACCGGTTTACGGGGGCCCGTGCGGGGCCCGCCGGCCCGGCGTGGCGGGGCCGCGCGGAGGGTCCGCGCGCGACCCCGGCGTGCCCCCGGCGTGACCCGAATGGGCCCGCGGTGCCGCCCCCGACTCGGGTGGGGCGGGAGTGGCGGATTACCGGGGCTCCTGATGGGCACAACGGATGCAGGTTGACCTCGACGGATGCGTGCCCCGTTGCCGCGGGGCCGGTGTCGATTTATCGTTCCGGCACGATTCGCGAGCAAAGATCACAGTATGTGAAGGGGCCGCGGCCATGGTGGCGAAGAAGACCGCCGGGAGTACTGCCAAGAAGGCCGTCGGGAAGGCCGCCGGGAAGGCGGCGGTCTCCGAGGACGCGGTCCCCGCCAAGAAGGCGACCGCTGCCCGTAAGACCGCTGCCGGCGCGCACGCTCCGGACGGGAAGGCGACCGCCGTCACGAAGACGACCGTCGAGAAGCGGACGGGCACGGCCAAGAAGGCCGTGGCCGAGGGGGCGGCACATGCCGCGAAGAAGACGGGAGTCCGGAAAGTGGTTGCCAAGAAGAGCGCAGGTACGGCGAGGAAGACGGCTGCGGCCGCCACCAGCGGGCTCCCCAAGGCGCGGACCACGGCGGCCCTGGCCCCCGGCGAGCTCGCCGTACGGCCCGGGGAGGACCCCTGGACCCCCAAGGAGGTCGAGGACGCCCGTGCCGAGCTCCTGTCCGAGGTGCTGCGGCTGCGGGCCGAGCTCGACGCCTCCGAGGCGGCGATCTCCGGCCTGATGCGGGACTCCGGGGACGGTGCGGGCGACGACCAGGCCGACACGGGCACCAAGAACATCACCCGGGAGTCCGAGCTGGCGCTGGCCGCGAACGCCACCTCGATGCTGGAACAGACCGAGCGGGCCCTGGAGCGGCTGGAGGCGGGCACGTACGGGCTCTGCGAGAACTGCGGGCAGCCCATCGGCAAGGCGCGGATGCAGGCCTTCCCGCGGGCCACGCTGTGCGTGGACTGCAAGCAGAAGCAGGAGCGGCGGCACTGAGGGCACCACCCGGGAGGTCGGGGAGGTGGGGCAGGCGCCGAGCGGGGGCCCTGACGTACCCTCGTGTTCCGTCAGGGTCCAGGAGGAGCCTGGTTCGAGCTAGTTCGAGGGACTCACGTGGCAGAGGCGGAGCGCATCATCGGTACGCCGGAGGTCGGGGACGAAGCCCAGCCTGAGTCCGCCGGGCCCAAGGGGCGCCGTCGGATCACGGCTCTGCTCGTCGTGGCGGTGCTCGCCTACCTGCTGGACCTCGGCAGCAAGATGCTGGTCGTGGCGAAGCTGGAGCACCAGCCGCCGATCGAGATCATCGGTGAGCTGCTGAAATTCGAGGCGGTCCGCAACCCGGGCGCCGCCTTCGGCTTCGGCGAGGCCTTCACCATCATCTTCACCTGCATCGCGGCCTCGGTGATCGTGGTGATCGTGCGGCTGGCCCGCAAGCTCTACAGCCTGCCGTGGGCGATCGCCCTGGGCCTGCTGCTCGGCGGCGCGCTGGGCAACCTGACCGACCGGATCTTCCGTGCGCCGGGTGTGTTCCGGGGCGCGGTCGTCGACTTCATCGCGCCCGCCCATTTCGCCGTCTTCAACCTCGCGGACTCGGCGATCGTGTGCGGCGGCATCCTGATCGTCCTGCTGTCCTTCAAGGGCCTGGACCCGGACGGGACCGTCCACAAGGACTGATCGCGGGACGGCTCGACCGCCCCGTCCTGCATACTCGACGGGTGAGTACGATTCCCGAGATCCGCACCCTGCCCGTTCCCGATGGCCTTGAGGGCGAGCGCGTCGACGCCGCCATCGCCCGTATGTTCGGTTTTTCCCGGACGAAGGCGGCCGATCTCGCGGCCGCGGGAAAGGTGTCGGTCGACGGCAGTGTCGTCGGGAAGTCCGAGCGTGTGCACGGTGGCGCCTGGCTCGAAGTCGAGATGCCCGAGCCGCCGCGGCCGGTCGAGCTCGTCGCCGAGCCGGTCCCGGGCATGGAGATCATCCATGACGACGACGACATCGTCGTCATCATGAAGCCGGTCGGCGTCGCCGCCCACCCGAGCCCCGGCTGGACCGGTACCACCGTCATCGGCGGCCTCGCCGCGGCCGGCTACCGCATCTCCACCTCCGGCGCCTCCGAGCGCCAGGGCATCGTCCACCGCCTCGACGTCGGCACGTCCGGCCTGATGGCCGTCGCGAAGTCGGAGCGCGCCTACACCTCGCTGAAGAACCAGTTCCGCGAGCGGGTCGTGGACAAGCGCTACCACGCGCTGGTGCAGGGCCACCCGGACCCGATGAGCGGCACGATCGACGCGCCGATCGGCCGCCACCCCAGCGCGGACTACAAGTGGGCGGTGATCCAGGACGGCAAGGCGTCCGTCACCCACTACGACCTGATCGAGGCCTTCCGTGCCGCCTCGCTGCTGGACATCAAGCTGGAGACCGGCCGTACGCACCAGATCCGCGTGCACATGTCGGCGCACCGGCACCCGTGCGTCGGCGACCTGACCTACGGCGCCGACCCGACCGTCGCCAAGCGGCTCGGCCTCACCCGGCAGTGGCTGCACGCGGTGCGCCTCGGCTTCGAGCACCCGTCGGACGGGCAGTGGGTCGAGTTCGAGAGCACCTACCCGGCGGACCTCCAGCACGCGCTGGACGTGATCCGGGCGGAGAGCGAGTGACCTCGCCGGCCGGGGGCGCGGTCGAGGTCCGCGTCGCCGCCTCGGAGGAGGACCTGAAGTCCTGCTTCGCGGTGCGGTCCGAGGTCTTCGTGGTCGAGCAGTCGGTACCGGAGTCGATCGAGTACGACGCGTACGACGCGGACGCGGTGCACGTCCTGGCCGTGGACGCGCAGGGGGTGCCGCTGGGCACGGGCCGGCTGCTGTACGGGCCGGCCGCCCTGGGCAAGACGGGCGACCCGACGGTCGGCTCGCTGGGCCGGCTGGCCGTCACCAAGGCCGCGCGCGGACTGGGCGTGGGTGTGGCGCTGGTCCGCGCGATCGAGGCGGAGGCCGGGCGGCGGGGTCTGACGGCGGTCGACCTGGGCGCGCAGACGCATGCGCTGGGCTTCTACGAGCGGCTCGGGTACGTGGCCTACGGCCCGGAGTTCCAGGACGCGGGCATCCCGCACCGCGCGATGCGACGTCCCCTCCCGTAGCCGGAACGCCGCGGCGCGGGCGCGGAGCGCCGTAGGGGTCGGGGCGGAGCCCCGACACGGCCCCCGACCCGCACCGCCAAGCGCAGCGGACTGGCAGGGTGGGGGAGTGGATCAGCTTGCTCTGCTGTTCGTGCTCCTGCTCGGGGCCGTGGTCACGGTGCCGCTCGGGGACCGGCTCGGACTGCCCGCGCCCGTCCTGATGACCATCGGCGGGGTGATCCTCGCCCTGGTGCCGGCCGTGCCGAACGTCGAGATCCCGCCCGAGTTCATCCTGCCGCTGGTGCTGCCGCCGCTGCTGTACGCCTCCGTGCAGCGCACGTCCTGGCGGCAGTTCGCCGCCAATGTCCGGCCCATCCTGCTGCTGGCCGTGGCCCTGGTGTTCGTCACCACCGCCGCCGTGGCCGCCGTCGCCAACGCCGTCGTGCCCGGGCTGCCGATCGCCGCCGCCCTCGCCCTCGGCGCGCTCGTCGCCCCGCCCGACCCGGTGGCCGCCACGGCCGTCGCCGGATCGCTCGGGCTGCCCCGCCGCATGGTGTCGATCCTGGAGGGCGAGGGCCTGTTCAACGACGTGACGGCGATCGTGCTCTACCACGTCGCCGTCGGCGCCGTCGTGAGCGGCAGCTTCTCCTGGCCCGACGCGCTCGGGGAGTTCGTGCTCTCCGCCGTGGTGGCCGTGGCCGTCGGGCTCGGGCTCGGCTGGATCGCCAACCGGCTCATGGGCCGGCTCGGCGACGCCACCCTGCAGATCGGGCTGACGCTGCTGGTGCCGTTCGTCGCGTACGTCGTCGCCGAGGAGCTCCAGGGGTCGGGCGTGCTGGCCGTGCTGACGACGGCCCTGTTCCTCGCCGAGTACGCGAGCGACGCCGACGACGTGCTGGGGCGCCTCGCCGGGCACACCTTCTGGGAGGTCGTCGACATGCTGGTCACCGGCGTGGCCTTCGGCCTGATCGGGCTGGAGCTGCACAACGTGTTCGGCACGGCCGAGGACCGCGTGTGGGAGATGGCCGGGTGGGCGGCGATCGTGGTCGCCGTGGTCATCGGCGTCCGGCTGCTGTGGCTGCTGCCGGCCGGCTGGCTCGCCCAGCGGCTGCACAAGCGGCGCGACTACGACGAAGAGATCCCGATGAGCTGGCGGGAGAGCGTGGTGATGTGGTGGGCCGGGATGCGCGGGGTGGCCTCGGTGGCCCTGGCCCTGGCCATTCCGCTGCGGACGGACGCCGGTGAGCCCTTTCCCGGGCGGGACCAGATCATCTTCATCGCGTTCGCGGTGATCATGACGACCCTGGTGTGCCAGGGGCTGACCCTGCCGTGGCTGGTGCGCCGGCTGGGGGTGGAGGCCGACACGGACGCCGACCGGGATGCGGAGCGGCGGCTGGCGATCCGCGCCGCCAAGGCCGCGAAGCGGCGCCTGAAGGAGATCGAGGACACGGAGGATCTGCCGGAGGACCTGGTCGAGCAGCTGTACCGGCGCGCGTACGACGTGGGGGCCAGGATCAGCCCCGACATGGTGGACGAGGAGCGGCGCGAGGCCTACGCGAAGCGGGTGGAGCGGCTCCACAGCATCCAGCGGATCCAGCGGGAGATGATGTCGGCCGCCCGCCACGAGGTCCTGTCCGCCCGCAGCGAGCCCGGCTCCGACCCGGAGGTCGTGGACCGCGTACTGCGCCATCTCGACGTACGCAGCCTGCGGACACCCTAGGGTCGCGCCTCGGCGGGCCGGGTCACGAGGTGTTCCAGGCCGCGGAGGAAGCGGACGTACGGGGACCAGCGGGCCGGGCGGGCGATCGTGCCCGTGCAGGCCAGTTCGGCGCGGTCCAGGCTGTCCTCCAGGCAGGCGTCGTGCCCCTGGCGGAAGGCCAGCGGCCAGGTGATGCGGCTGAGGCCGCTGAGGTTCATCGCCAGGGTGTGGCGCAGCACGGTGCGCTCGGCGTCGAGGGGCAGCGCGGTGTACTCGTGGAAGCCGTGGAACCCCCGGGGTCCGGTGAAGGTGAACCGCACCCAGGTCCCCGGCACGTAGGCGGCCACCGTGTAGCGCACCGGTCCGTGTCCGCCCGCCGCTCCGACCCCGAGGGGGCGGTCGAACTCCATCTCCTCCCACAGGTGGCGGGGCCACAGCCGGTCGCCCTCCCCGTCGGCCAGCGTGTCGATCAGTGCGCCGACCTCGCTCTCCTTCGCCGCGATCACGCGCTCGTGCACGTTGTAGACGCCCATGGAGGGTCCTCCCCATCGCATTATTAGAGAGGGGTCTCTAATAATCTGGAGGGTACTCTCTGATTCATGGCGAGACCACCCCGCTTCGACACCGACCAGATCCTCGACGCCGCCGTCCGGCTGGCCGCCTCCGCCGGGCCGGGCGGCGTGACCATGTCCGCCGTGGCCCAGGCGATCGGTGCGCCCAGCGGCTCCATGTACCACCGCTTCGCCGGGCGCAGCGCTCTGCTCGCCGAGGTGTGGCTGCGCAGTGTGGAGCGCTTCCAGGAGGGCTACTTCGCCAGCCTGCACAGCGACACCGACCCCCGCCGGGCCGCCCGTGCGGCCGCCCGGCACGTCGTGGAGTGGAGCCGCGCCCACCCCGAGGAGGCCGCCCTCCTGCTCTACGGCCCGTGGGAGTTCGGCCGTGCCGGCTGGTCCGAGGAGCACACCGGCCGGGCCGATGCCGGCAATCAGCGGGTGTACGCCGCCATCGGCACCCTCGCCGCCGCGCTCGGCGCGACCGGGCCCCAGGACCGCGACCGCGTCACCCTGGCCCTGATCGACCTCCCGCTCTCGGTCGTCCGCCGCCACCTGCGCGCCGGCGGCCCGCTGCCACCGCACGCCGAGGACCTCGCCGAGGAGTGCGCGGCCGCGCTCCTTTAGAGGGCCTCCGCGGCCGGGGTCGTCGGCGTCCTTCCCCGTGACCACCGCGCGGACCCGGACCGCGCGCGGTGTGGTGTCCGTCACGGCCGGCCCGCCGCCGCGCGACCGGTTCTCGTACGGCCTGCTCGTGAAATAGGACACAGGCATCGGATGCGCCGCCGATGACCGGGACGGGGCGCAGGACGCCGCGGGCAGCCCGTCCTCGGCGGCTGGCACGATGGAGGCATGAACATCGTGCTTTTCCATTCGACGTACGGGCTGCGGCCCGCGGTGCACGCGGC is a window encoding:
- a CDS encoding YggT family protein → MGVVLDVIYFALACFLVVLIFRLVMDYVFQFARSWTPGKAMVVVLEATYSVTDPPLKLLRRVIPPLRLGGVALDLSFFVLMIIVYILISFVRTAASGL
- a CDS encoding Na+/H+ antiporter; amino-acid sequence: MDQLALLFVLLLGAVVTVPLGDRLGLPAPVLMTIGGVILALVPAVPNVEIPPEFILPLVLPPLLYASVQRTSWRQFAANVRPILLLAVALVFVTTAAVAAVANAVVPGLPIAAALALGALVAPPDPVAATAVAGSLGLPRRMVSILEGEGLFNDVTAIVLYHVAVGAVVSGSFSWPDALGEFVLSAVVAVAVGLGLGWIANRLMGRLGDATLQIGLTLLVPFVAYVVAEELQGSGVLAVLTTALFLAEYASDADDVLGRLAGHTFWEVVDMLVTGVAFGLIGLELHNVFGTAEDRVWEMAGWAAIVVAVVIGVRLLWLLPAGWLAQRLHKRRDYDEEIPMSWRESVVMWWAGMRGVASVALALAIPLRTDAGEPFPGRDQIIFIAFAVIMTTLVCQGLTLPWLVRRLGVEADTDADRDAERRLAIRAAKAAKRRLKEIEDTEDLPEDLVEQLYRRAYDVGARISPDMVDEERREAYAKRVERLHSIQRIQREMMSAARHEVLSARSEPGSDPEVVDRVLRHLDVRSLRTP
- a CDS encoding TetR/AcrR family transcriptional regulator, producing the protein MARPPRFDTDQILDAAVRLAASAGPGGVTMSAVAQAIGAPSGSMYHRFAGRSALLAEVWLRSVERFQEGYFASLHSDTDPRRAARAAARHVVEWSRAHPEEAALLLYGPWEFGRAGWSEEHTGRADAGNQRVYAAIGTLAAALGATGPQDRDRVTLALIDLPLSVVRRHLRAGGPLPPHAEDLAEECAAALL
- a CDS encoding SRPBCC family protein encodes the protein MGVYNVHERVIAAKESEVGALIDTLADGEGDRLWPRHLWEEMEFDRPLGVGAAGGHGPVRYTVAAYVPGTWVRFTFTGPRGFHGFHEYTALPLDAERTVLRHTLAMNLSGLSRITWPLAFRQGHDACLEDSLDRAELACTGTIARPARWSPYVRFLRGLEHLVTRPAEARP
- a CDS encoding TraR/DksA family transcriptional regulator, with product MVAKKTAGSTAKKAVGKAAGKAAVSEDAVPAKKATAARKTAAGAHAPDGKATAVTKTTVEKRTGTAKKAVAEGAAHAAKKTGVRKVVAKKSAGTARKTAAAATSGLPKARTTAALAPGELAVRPGEDPWTPKEVEDARAELLSEVLRLRAELDASEAAISGLMRDSGDGAGDDQADTGTKNITRESELALAANATSMLEQTERALERLEAGTYGLCENCGQPIGKARMQAFPRATLCVDCKQKQERRH
- the lspA gene encoding signal peptidase II, with the protein product MAEAERIIGTPEVGDEAQPESAGPKGRRRITALLVVAVLAYLLDLGSKMLVVAKLEHQPPIEIIGELLKFEAVRNPGAAFGFGEAFTIIFTCIAASVIVVIVRLARKLYSLPWAIALGLLLGGALGNLTDRIFRAPGVFRGAVVDFIAPAHFAVFNLADSAIVCGGILIVLLSFKGLDPDGTVHKD
- a CDS encoding RluA family pseudouridine synthase — its product is MSTIPEIRTLPVPDGLEGERVDAAIARMFGFSRTKAADLAAAGKVSVDGSVVGKSERVHGGAWLEVEMPEPPRPVELVAEPVPGMEIIHDDDDIVVIMKPVGVAAHPSPGWTGTTVIGGLAAAGYRISTSGASERQGIVHRLDVGTSGLMAVAKSERAYTSLKNQFRERVVDKRYHALVQGHPDPMSGTIDAPIGRHPSADYKWAVIQDGKASVTHYDLIEAFRAASLLDIKLETGRTHQIRVHMSAHRHPCVGDLTYGADPTVAKRLGLTRQWLHAVRLGFEHPSDGQWVEFESTYPADLQHALDVIRAESE
- a CDS encoding DivIVA domain-containing protein, which encodes MPLTPEDVRNKQFTTVRLREGYDEDEVDAFLDEVESELTRLLRENEDLRAKLAAATRAAAQNQQQQGMRKPEPQDQRGPGAPVPAAISGPPQQQQQMGPPQLPGGAPQLPPGPGGQGQQGPGPMGGPMGGPMQQHPMGGPQGMQQQPMGGPQGMQQQSMGGQNPLGQQMQPMGQQMQPMGQQMQPMGQPMHQQQPQLPQQGPGGDSAARVLSLAQQTADQAIAEARSEANKIVGEARSRAEGLERDARAKADALERDAQEKHRVAMGSLESARATLERKVEDLRGFEREYRTRLKSYLESQLRQLETQADDSLAPPRNPAGPALPPSPSPSMAPAGAMGHSMGGPSMGGPSPMGGPSPMGAPSYGGNQQQMSPAMTQPMAPVRPAAPQPMQAPSPMRGFLIDEDDN
- the ileS gene encoding isoleucine--tRNA ligase, with product MTTPPQYRPVPAQVDLPALEHAVLDFWRESKTFAKTLEQSEGRPEWVFYEGPPTANGMPGAHHIEARVFKDVFPRFRTMRGYHVARKAGWDCHGLPVELAVEKELGFNGKQDIEAYGIAEFNAKCRESVTRHTDAFTELTTRMGYWVDLDDAYRTMDPEYVESVWWSLKEIFNKGLLTQDHRVAPWCPRCGTGLSDHELAQGYETVVDPSVYVRFPLTSGPLAGEAALLVWTTTPWTLVSNTAVAAHPDVTYVVATNGEEKLVVAQPLLEKSLGEGWEATGQTFTGKEMERWTYERPFDLVEFPAPAHYVVNAEYVTTEDGTGLVHQSPAFGADDLAVCRAYGLPVVNPVRPDGTFEEEVPLVGGVFFKKADEKLTADLDARGRLFKHIAYEHSYPHCWRCHTALLYYAQPSWYIRTTAVKDAMLRENEKTNWFPDSVKQGRFGDWLNNNIDWALSRNRYWGTPLPIWRCEENHLTCVGSRAELGELTGTDLSGLDPHRPYIDEVTFACTHEGCSLEAVRVPEVIDAWYDSGSMPFAQWGYPHKNKEIFEKRYPAQFISEAIDQTRGWFYTLMAVGTLVFDKSSYENVVCLGHILAEDGRKMSKHLGNTLEPIALMDQHGADAVRWFMAAGGSPWAARRVGHGTIQEVVRKTLLTYWNTVAFQALYARTSNWAPSASDPAPSDRTVLDRWLLSELHALVAEVTEAMEAYDTQRAGKLLSSFVDDLSNWYVRRSRRRFWQGDAAALRTLHEVVETVTRLMAPLTPFISERVWQDMIVPVTPESPESVHLSTWPVADTAAIDPTLSQQMQLVRRLVELGRATRAESGVKTRQPLSRALVGAVGFDALSAELQSQITEELNVSSLASLSEVGGSLVDTTAKANFRALGKRFGKGVQDVAKAVAAADAAALSLALRTGSAVISLNGEEISLSPEEVIITETPREGWSVASDSGATVALDLEITPELRLAGLARDAIRLIQEARKNSGLDVADRIALRWSSADPEVVTALTDHAGLIADEVLATDFASGDADDAYGDPFTDEALGLTFRLRKA
- a CDS encoding GNAT family N-acetyltransferase, which gives rise to MTSPAGGAVEVRVAASEEDLKSCFAVRSEVFVVEQSVPESIEYDAYDADAVHVLAVDAQGVPLGTGRLLYGPAALGKTGDPTVGSLGRLAVTKAARGLGVGVALVRAIEAEAGRRGLTAVDLGAQTHALGFYERLGYVAYGPEFQDAGIPHRAMRRPLP